A stretch of the Xyrauchen texanus isolate HMW12.3.18 chromosome 20, RBS_HiC_50CHRs, whole genome shotgun sequence genome encodes the following:
- the LOC127660845 gene encoding uncharacterized protein LOC127660845, whose amino-acid sequence MGPPPLALPPGPPEPPTASSPEPLAAPPPGPVPVRCPPPRSPELAFALWPAPGPPKPVPLVWPSPRAPDLVPVLWPPPRPPDPIPVLWPPPRPPDPVPVLWPPPDPVPVLWPLPRPPDPVPVQWPPPRPPDPVPVLANWPPPGPSGPASVLGPPPRPPEPAPALRPSPSPPKPAPTRWKLPRPPDLVPSTHPQRLLICPLALLGLSPCPLCPPWTACLPLVAPRTACLPLIAPSTACLPLVASWTACLPFVPPVIVICSSCFLFLLIIWYPILEGGGLCNGYPVLFHCSLLFTIFITFCIP is encoded by the coding sequence atgggtccgcctcccttggctctgcctcctgggcctccagaacctcccacagcttcgtctccagagcccctcgcagctccgcctccgggacctgtccctgtccgatgtccacctcccaggtcccctgaactggcctttgccttgtggccagctcccgggccacccaaacctgtccccttagtgtggccttctcccagggcccctgacctagtccctgtcctgtggcctcctcccaggcctcctgaccctattcccgtcctgtggcctcctcccaggcctcctgacccagtccctgtcctgtggcctcctcctgaccctgttcccgtcctgtggcctcttcccaggccccctgacccagtccctgtccagtggcctcctcccaggccccctgacccggtccctgtccttgccaattggccacctcccgggccatctggaccggcctctgtcctgggGCCACCTCCccggccccctgaaccggcccctgctctgcggccatctcccagtccacctaaacctgcccctacccggtggaagctccccaggccacccgacctggttcccagcacacacccccagagactgcttatctgccctctcgccctccttggtctgtctccgtgtcccttgtgccccccgtggactgcctgtctgcccctcgttgcccccaggactgcctgtctgcccctcattgcccccagcactgcctgtctgcccctcgttgcttcctggactgcctgtctgccctttgtgcccccagtcattgtcatttgttcttcctgttttttgtttttgttgatcatctggtatccgatccttgaggggggggggctatgtaacggttaccctgtcttgtttcactgttccctcttgtttaccattttcatcactttttgcattccttag